The following are encoded in a window of Amaranthus tricolor cultivar Red isolate AtriRed21 chromosome 2, ASM2621246v1, whole genome shotgun sequence genomic DNA:
- the LOC130807022 gene encoding carboxylesterase 1-like — MKTTPTIVLIPLFILLISIQLQSKKSPSIKMSTQPDADPNNPFERLHIIQNPNGTLTRLPQYFPTVPPSTTNSSSVSLSKDVILNPGKNTWVRIFIPRNVSDNGSVSESYSGKKLPILVFAHGGGFILHSPASPVFHEFCSNAASQLTALVISVEYRLAPETRLPGQYDDFIEALTWVKKGEDEWLTKYGDFSRCVLMGESAGGNIVYHAGLNASVLINDIQPLIIKTMILIQPFFGGVKRTESELRLKNDEALPLEINDLLWDLALPIGATRDHEYSNPLIGGGSKLLDRVHDLGWRVGIAGCDGDPLFDRIVKLVQLLETRGVNVKSMFDKGGRHGMYVKDPSKTRELFEFVKDFLV; from the coding sequence atgaaaactacACCTACTATTGTTTTGATTCCCCTTTTCATCTTGCTCATTTCAATCCAACTCCAATCCAAAAAATCCCCCTCAATAAAAATGTCAACCCAACCGGATGCGGATCCAAATAACCCATTTGAACGTCTTCACATTATTCAAAATCCCAACGGTACTCTCACTCGTCTTCCTCAATACTTTCCTACTGTCCCTCCTTCTACCACAAACTCCTCCTCTGTTTCTCTTTCCAAAGATGTGATTCTTAATCCGGGAAAAAATACATGGGTACGGATCTTTATCCCTAGAAATGTTTCGGATAATGGATCCGTATCCGAGTCATATTCGGGTAAGAAACTTCCCATACTTGTATTTGCTCATGGTGGTGGATTTATCTTACATAGTCCAGCTTCCCCTGTTTTTCACGAGTTCTGCTCCAACGCGGCGAGTCAACTCACTGCATTAGTGATCTCGGTTGAGTACAGACTCGCTCCTGAAACTCGGCTTCCTGGTCAGTACGACGACTTTATAGAGGCGTTGACTTGGGTTAAAAAAGGTGAAGACGAATGGTTGACTAAATATGGAGATTTCTCTCGTTGTGTTCTGATGGGGGAGAGTGCAGGGGGTAATATAGTCTATCACGCTGGATTAAATGCATCTGTTTTAATTAATGATATACAGCCGTTGATTATCAAAACAATGATTTTGATCCAGCCTTTTTTTGGTGGAGTTAAGCGCACTGAATCCGAGCTTCGGTTAAAAAATGATGAAGCTTTACCATTAGAGATAAATGATTTATTATGGGATCTTGCTTTACCTATTGGGGCGACCCGGGATCATGAGTATTCTAACCCGCTTATTGGTGGCGGGTCGAAGTTGTTAGATCGGGTTCATGACTTGGGTTGGCGGGTGGGTATTGCGGGTTGTGATGGTGACCCGTTATTTGATCGGATCGTGAAGTTAGTACAATTGTTGGAAACAAGAGGGGTGAATGTAAAGTCCATGTTTGATAAAGGTGGTCGTCATGGAATGTATGTGAAGGATCCATCTAAGACTAGGGAGTTGTTTGAATttgttaaggattttttagTTTAA
- the LOC130807021 gene encoding putative disease resistance protein RGA1, with protein MADFGISIVEKLIEVIGSELIKHIFYRWGYKSELEKLEKTIIIIKDVLVDAEAKRNLSMAQQAYISDLKAAVYDADDLFDEFFTLAKLNEIDGNRGGKFFEKVRAFFSSKKDKVSRAKQMSRRVKEIRKQLDTIADDHNKFGLINYTPIVRRREETCSYVEVKDIIGRDFDKKEILDVLLDPSASDEFCFLTIVGVGGLGKTALAQLVFQDESIKKGFLSLWVCVSDQDGGQFGVMTILCKILELLTNETLDNRSSFELVQRKFQEQISGKKYFLVLDDIWNEDYANWKELEKFLRMGLVGSRIVVTTRSEKTATCIGSKHVHKLKGLSEEDSWSLFEMTAFGEGEKDEELVKIGVNIVKKCCNNPLAIKVIGSLLHGQVRNKWESIEESDLGEIKEGSDQILHTLKLSYYNLTSSLKSCFSYCAIYSKGEKIYREILIDLWLAQGYIVPLVGGQSLEVAAQEYFLILLRRCFFQDVEKNEYGDIVFVKMHDFIHDIAQEVSKDEICVVNSKTKNVGEKVRHLIEHCKYEKRIMCCAKIRSYVPFNGMVDKEVENMTALRTLLFMVSGVERSILSSLHKFLLLRYVGLHDEELLALPDSFTRLYNLQTLILLCERLEELPKDFGNLINLRHLDISRCRHLIGMPLGIDKCTNLRTLPYFVAGNGNSYAKLKVLQVLNKIKGSIRILIRKNYEHVDEVSDTEGGYLKDTKHLTNKLYIEFEGECINPEGLMKNLQPPSPLKSIELHSYNGKTIQWSAISPLHHLIHIEIKNCDKLGQIPVLSKLLHLKSLTLHDLYSVEYMEEGMSNSNDDTKEVVDFFPSLECLEIWGMQELKGWWKEGGMRLRFPRLLSLCMISCHNFTSFVHLSPENFPEHQFPTLCKLYIIGCPKLASNFVCASLEELQLKNINERLLITYENYQVDVITKSRDVLISHKVSHLKSLRLNGITTLTLDHCIDSEVESFVEFKEELNQSCASSLQTLKILRCYNLRRLSGLESLTALQKLSLNCNYNLSINEDDEEPWKSFHSLRELEFSDLSEMKSLPKGMQHLTSLQYLKLFYCGLQGLPQWMSCLSSLQSLYIRYCPGIESFPEAMKDLTSLNSLSIEDCPDLIKICKTSDGKEFQKIKHIPKISLFRQVEETLQLCEPLLPAISRN; from the exons ATGGCTGATTTTGGAATCTCCATTGTTGAAAAGCTCATAGAGGTGATTGGGAGCGAGCTCATCAAACACATTTTTTACCGTTGGGGCTACAAATCTGAGCttgaaaaacttgaaaaaacCATCATAATCATCAAGGATGTGCTCGTTGACGCTGAGGCTAAGCGCAACCTTTCAATGGCACAACAGGCCTATATATCCGACCTCAAGGCTGCTGTTTACGATGCTGATGACTTGTTCGATGAGTTCTTCACTCTGGCTAAGCTCAATGAGATCGATGGCAACAGGGGTGGTAAGTTCTTCGAAAAGGTACGTGCCTTCTTTTCTTCAAAGAAAGACAAGGTTAGTCGAGCTAAACAGATGTCTCGTAGAGTTAAGGAAATTAGGAAGCAATTGGATACTATTGCTGACGATCATAATAAATTTGGGCTTATTAACTATACCCCTATTGTTAGGAGGCGGGAGGAAACTTGTTCTTATGTTGAAGTAAAGGATATTATTGGGAGGGATTTTGATAAGAAGGAAATCTTAGATGTGCTGTTAGATCCTAGTGCTAGTGATGAATTTTGTTTCTTGACTATTGTGGGAGTGGGTGGATTGGGAAAAACGGCTCTTGCTCAACTTGTATTTCAAGATGAGAGCATTAAAAAGGGGTTTTTGTCATTATGGGTATGTGTTTCAGATCAAGATGGGGGACAATTTGGTGTGATGACAATACTTtgtaaaattttagaattaCTTACTAATGAGACGCTGGATAATAGATCCTCGTTTGAGTTAGTGCAAAGGAAGTTTCAAGAgcaaattagtggaaaaaagtACTTTTTAGTTCTTGATGATATATGGAATGAGGATTATGCAAATTGGAAGGAATTGGAGAAATTCTTGAGGATGGGTCTAGTGGGAAGCAGGATTGTGGTAACCACTCGTTCAGAGAAGACAGCTACTTGCATAGGAAGTAAGCATGTCCATAAGTTAAAAGGTTTGTCCGAGGAGGATTCTTGGTCTTTATTTGAGATGACAGCATTtggagaaggagaaaaagatgaAGAGTTAGTTAAGATAGGGGTGAATATCGTCaaaaaatgttgtaacaatCCTCTTGCTATAAAAGTTATAGGAAGTCTTTTACATGGTCAAGTAAGAAATAAGTGGGAGTCAATTGAAGAGAGTGATTTGGGTGAAATTAAGGAGGGTAGTGACCAAATTTTGCATACATTGAAGCTTAGTTACTACAATCTTACATCCTCGTTGAAGAGTTGTTTTAGTTACTGCGCAATATATTCCAAGGGTGAAAAGATATATAGGGAGATCTTGATTGACCTTTGGTTGGCACAGGGATACATAGTACCGTTAGTTGGAGGTCAAAGTTTAGAAGTTGCTGCGCaggaatattttttaattttgttgcgAAGGTGTTTTTTTCAGGATGTAGAAAAGAACGAGTATGGTGATATTGTGTTTGTTAAAATGCATGACTTTATCCACGATATTGCTCAAGAAGTGAGCAAAGACGAAATTTGTGTTGTAAATTCTAAAACAAAGAATGTGGGAGAGAAGGTACGTCATTTGATTGAGCATTGTAAATATGAAAAGCGTATAATGTGTTGTGCTAAGATTCGTTCATACGTTCCCTTTAATGGAATGGTTGATAAAGAAGTAGAGAACATGACTGCTTTAAGGACATTATTGTTTATGGTTTCAGGTGTTGAAAGATCGATATTATCATCTTTGCATAAGTTTTTGCTTTTGAGATATGTTGGCTTACATGATGAAGAATTGTTAGCACTACCTGATTCCTTTACAAGACTCTATAATCTAcaaacattaattttattatgtgaACGATTAGAGGAGTTGCCAAAAGATTTTGGTAATTTGATTAACCTTAGGCATTTGGACATAAGCAGATGTCGTCACTTGATAGGTATGCCTTTAGGTATTGATAAATGTACAAATCTTAGAACTTTACCATATTTTGTAGCGGGCAATGGGAATTCATATGCAAAACTCAAAGTGTTACAAGTTCTCAATAAGATCAAAGGAAGCATCCGTAtcttaataagaaaaaattatgaaCATGTGGATGAAGTGAGTGATACAGAAGGAGGTTATTTGAAAGACACGAAACATCTCACTAATAAACTTTATATTGAATTTGAAGGTGAATGTATTAATCCTGAAGGCCTCATGAAAAACTTGCAACCACCTTCCCCTCTCAAGAGTATAGAGTTGCACAGCTACAATGGTAAAACAATACAATGGTCTGCAATCTCTCCCCTACATCATCTTATCCACATTGAGATCAAAAATTGTGATAAGTTGGGGCAAATACCTGTGCTTAGTAAACTGCTCCATCTGAAATCATTGACACTTCATGACTTATATAGTGTAGAGTATATGGAGGAAGGAATGAGCAATAGCAACGATGATACAAAAGAAGTGGTTGATTTCTTTCCTTCTCTTGAATGTCTAGAAATTTGGGGAATGCAAGAGTTGAAAGGATGGTGGAAGGAGGGAGGTATGAGATTGAGATTTCCCCGCCTCTTGTCTTTATGTATGATAAGTTGTCATAACTTCACATCATTTGTTCATTTAAGCCCTGAAAATTTTCCAGAGCACCAATTCCCCACTCTATGTAAATTGTATATTATAGGTTGCCCTAAATTGGCTTCAAATTTCGTTTGCGCTAGCTTGGAAGAGTTGCAGTTAAAAAATATCAATGAAAGATTGCTAATAACTTATGAGAATTATCAAGTTGATGTGATCACCAAATCAAGGGATGTTCTTATAAGCCACAAGGTGAGTCATCTCAAATCACTACGCTTAAATGGTATTACTACACTCACCCTAGATCATTGTATCGATTCAGAGGTGGAGAGCTTTGTAGAATTCAAGGAGGAATTAAATCAGAGTTGTGCTTCTTCCCTCCAAACACTTAAAATTCTACGTTGTTACAATCTGAGGAGACTTTCAGGGTTGGAGTCCCTTACAGCCTTGCAGAAGCTGTCATTGAATTGCAATTACAATTTGAGCAtcaatgaagatgatgaagagcCTTGGAAATCCTTTCATTCCCTTCGTGAACTCGAATTTAGTGATCTCTCAGAAATGAAAAGTCTGCCTAAAGGGATGCAACACTTGACCTCCCTCCAATACCTCAAACTTTTTTATTGCGGACTACAAGGGCTACCACAATGGATGAGTTGCTTATCATCTCTGCAATCTCTATATATACGTTATTGTCCAGGCATCGAATCATTTCCAGAAGCAATGAAGGACCTCACCTCCCTCAACAGCCTTTCAATAGAAGATTGTCCAGATCTAATAAAAATATGCAAAACTTCCGACGGAAAGGAATTCCAGAAAATCAAACACATCCCAAAAATCTCA TTGTTTCGTCAAGTTGAGGAGACTCTGCAATTGTGTGAACCATTGTTACCTGCAATTTCAAGAAATTGA